The Clarias gariepinus isolate MV-2021 ecotype Netherlands chromosome 26, CGAR_prim_01v2, whole genome shotgun sequence sequence CAAAATGAGCTTCAAATCTGTTATAAGGCCAGGGATCTGACCCAGCACTGACCCCTCATCTTTGCAGCAAAGTTTCTatagtcattttttttcatgattataATTTCTCCACTATAATCACAATAAATACTAAAAATGGtccaaataatgaataataGGTTGAGTCCGACTTTTATAAATCCCCAAAAGCAAAGCAACAATTTATATTAATCGTAGAACtaattatagtttttttgttttagcatTTCGTTATTTTTGTACATCTTAATTATACACGGTAAATGACCGTCGGCCTTCAGGATGTCAAACAGCACTTGCAGTTGAGTTAAATATCTGGGGAGGTTGGATTCATATCTCTAGTTTTCGAGCAGATTTTAAGTGGCTTGTAATTTTATTGTGAACAAATTTGTTACTTTTAGCGCAAACATCCTGGCAGCTAGACAATGTAGATGAAATCAGTGTGGCGGAATGGCAATATCGGGGCAAGTGACTGAATACACTCTACAACAATATGAACACCATCCGCCAAAAAACTGTTTACTCatgcatttttgcactaatttcaTTTATCATCATTCCAacagttgtattttatttatatcatagTTTGTATTTGCACAGATTCTTTTTTAACTACTCTGCGCACCTTAAATTGCCCTATGGGGATAAATGAAGTTTCTTAATTGAATCGAATTGcttctcattatacatttaaaagcacagaaaaaaatacatttgatgCAACCTTTTACAAAATGATTACCACATATCTCACCTACTCCACCCACCCGCCTGCAGTACTCCAGGATGGTAAGCTCCACAGTTTAAATACCTCCCATTAGTAAATCATATATTCAGGCTAATTTTACCACTTACCAGAGTCCTCATGCTCTTCATATTGTTCCAGTTCAATTAGTGATGAAGGACCACTTTTGAAACCGATGTCACTGAGTcacaaaaaaagggaaaaacgtTTCAGATTAATCTTAATACATGCAATTTaacaatatttgtatttgtctgATTGATTGAGGCAACTCACTAATCGGACGCTCTGTTGGATCCACTTGACGCTCGAGGATTCCTTTTCCTTCTAGCAGCACTGAACTCTGGGACGATACCGCTCATGGCCATGTCAAAGGTCGCGTGGCTACTAGCCTGCTGCTGATAGTTGTTGGTGTTCTCACTGGACTGCTCAGACTGATCGTCCAGAGAGTGCAGCAAGTTTCTGCGGCCCTTCTGCCTCACTCCTAACCCACTTTCTTCAGAGATGCCCTGCTTCCCAGAGTCATAGATTGCATCGAATGTGGCCAGCGATCTTTTAACTGACTTTGGAGTGTTAatcatgttcattttatttttcctctgcCCACGACCCAGTGTCTTTTGTAAACTGGTGATTTTATGGACTGTGCTCTTCGGAGGGCCCATCTGTGGTCTGGACGTTTCTGGAGAATTGTGTTGTTGAGTCTCCAAGCTCTCGGCTTCATCCTGAGACTGTGGAACCTCCCACCAGTTCTTTGGTGGCTTTCTCTGGCGCTTTACTGGAACGCTCTCCGCTGCATCGAGCGAAGGTGCAGATCGACTCTGACCGTCCCGGGTGTAGGTCTTATCAAACACCCTTTTATCTCCTGTAGAGAATGATGAGGGCATGATTTCTAATCATTCAGCGTTCATTTAACATTAAGAATTCTCCCTCATTAACCCTGTGTATATAAAttcaaagaaaacacaaacaaactgcTATTAGGAGACAAATGTTTGACTGTGTATATTTACCTGGAGTTAATCTGTGCTGTTTAGGAAGTGGACTAGATGCCACTGGACTGAGCTGCTCTGAAGAGTCGTCACTTCTCGCCTTTTCTTCAGCCATCGGAGCAGGTGTCGTTTCACGCTGGACTTGAGCTCCTGCCTTTTGTTTTCGTCTGCCACCTGTTGATTTGGGATTGTTCTTTGAGAAAGCAGGATTTTTATCAGCCTGTGACTTTTTCTGCTTTTTGGCCACTTTATGAGCAGTAACAGGCTCATTCTGGATTTCCTCATTTTCTGTTACTAACTCTTGCTCGGTCGAGTCTGTTAATACTGGAGCTCTTCTTTGGGTTTTCCTTTTGGACTTGAGCTCCTGTGAAGACTGAACTGCCTCGTGTTGCTGCTCCTGCATGTTGTTTTCTTCTTGTTGTGTTAACCACCATTCCCCGGgtggttttcttttccttttgctGGTTGAAGATGCGTCTGCAGAAACATCAAGCTCAGGTCCAGGAAGCTCCTTCGTCACTAagatttcttttgtttgtttatctgcCTTCTTTGCCTTTCCTGACTTCTTCGGAGCACCCTGCTTTGATGCAGGCTCTTTATTAACTGGTATGAGAAAAGAGAAAGgagaattattattaaagaaatgtCAGTATGTGGCGTTAAACCAATGagagcttttttatttatattgtacaaaacaaaatataaacaaaattctcctaaagaaaactaaaatattaatttaaaaacgtcattaaaaaaaatcttttatctttattattatcattccCGTACCTGTGCTCGGTCTCTGAATCTCTGGAGGCTCAGGAGATTTCTGTGATGGTTCGGGGGAAATTTGTACCTCATCCACCTGCTTCTGCGCTTTAGCCCGTTTATTCTTTACTGCACCCTTGTCTTTGTCTTGTTTCTTTGGTTTTGCAGAGTTTAGGTCTGTGAATTCAGGCACGTCCGCCTTTACGGATGCTTTTGTTTTAATGGGTTTCTTCTTCGTCTTTGTCACAGGCTCCTCTTGTTCTGTATTCATGCCGCTGCTGGGCAATTTTgctaatttctttgttttcactGCAGGCTTTTTAGCTTGAATTTTGCCCGAACCAACGTTTCCATCGTTGGTGCCATGCTGTTCAGGCTTGGAGGTTTTGCCTTTTGGTCTCTGCTCACCTAtaactacaaagaaaaaaaaacaaaaaacaaagattgTATTACAACAGGCTGATGTATTCCATGTAATGAATTTACACCATAGTTAGTTGCTCCTTTAACtaaatttaacaaagtaaaTGAACTCTACAGCAACCTTCCCTATCCGAGGGACAGATTGTTCTTTAACTAGGTgacaaaccaaataaataatgtgtacaGTAATCAAATTTATTAATTGTAGCCAAGATCTACTTTCACATAtacaacaataatttaaaatttagtttGAATCCAACTGCAGCTGCTGTTAATTCTTTGGTGCTGATCATTTGAGCAGGACTGTACAAACTTCATTCTTAAAATTATCAGCAGAAAGCTAATACACAAACAgcacatttacttttttgtaatctttctatAAGATGAAATTGTGCTGTTTTTAATTTCTAATCATACCAGGTGTATCAGTATCTTGACTGCTGTCTGGATTAAGATGGACGTCTTCTCCACATCCCACATCCTCGTTGGCTTCTTCCTCCCTCTCTTCTCGGGCGGACTCTACCTCTGTGTCTTTAATGGTCATGTCGGTAACCTTCAAACGCTTtgcgtttgttttctttttgggtTCGTCTTTGTGGTTATCCTCTTCTTTAGACTGCATtggaaaagttttttctttcatatccGGCTTCACAGACCCACTCTCTGGTGCGGGATTTCCTTTATTGTCGGTCTTCCTGGGAATGGTGAAGCGAATGGGACTGTCGTCTTCCAGGATCATGAAGTCCTCCTCCTGGACTTGAGGTGAAGGGGCGCGAGCTGGTTGTTGCAGATCTTCTTGTTTCCTGAAACTAACCGTTAAAGGGAATTAAATCAGCTCAGGGAAGTCCAAGAGTATAAAAGCAATTAGTCGTGATATTTAGTTTCATTCCACAGCTATTGATCAATCTTtttagcaaaaaatatatacgtaTCACCTGACAAACTCACCATGAGGCTTTAGGTTGTAAGGAATTTTTTAGCTTCTTCTGAAACAGTGATTGTTTAACCCCAACCTCCTGCACCTGCTGGTTAGGTTGCTCCTCTGGAACAGGTTTAGGCCAACGTTTCTGAATTAATACTACAGGGGATAAAGTTATCCGTCCATTCCTGACAAGACAAACAATTGCATTATTAGAAGACAAGTATGTTAAGTATTTGTTTCAGACAGCTCTTATCATTTGTGATATATCCAGCACTCACGTATGTGACGACTCCTCCTCAGGTTCAGGTGGTAAGGTCTTGCACACTTGCTCTGGGGCTTTTAGAGGCGTTGAGCTgaatgagatgaaaaaaaaagaggaataaaCAAATACTTACAAAGACGGATGAGCAAATCCAAAAATATGTGCCGTTAAGCAACTGACAAACCTTGTTACAGATTGACTCTGTTTTGTGGGCTTTACAAACTCCAGTCGTGATGGAGGAGACACCAACGATTCACTGTCCCTGTATAtacattgaaaaaaacaaacaaacatgacatt is a genomic window containing:
- the si:ch211-161h7.4 gene encoding uncharacterized protein si:ch211-161h7.4, producing MDRNMMNLGRAKKKLRYFPSEESTPFNLKIKDVFSVRDLDDIFDDLDSDPGTPLLSPLPKSPGEDERNKGSQCPIPKSPIPKSPLCFRGKISPLKPSDVLEAADDIQMDHLNNKGSPLEEIAPIKTSSPIELFACEGVAADAEKPETSPLLFGIEDEEPVVHDLRKPQMSLRAESIKDGSQGDSESLVSPPSRLEFVKPTKQSQSVTSSTPLKAPEQVCKTLPPEPEEESSHTNGRITLSPVVLIQKRWPKPVPEEQPNQQVQEVGVKQSLFQKKLKNSLQPKASCFRKQEDLQQPARAPSPQVQEEDFMILEDDSPIRFTIPRKTDNKGNPAPESGSVKPDMKEKTFPMQSKEEDNHKDEPKKKTNAKRLKVTDMTIKDTEVESAREEREEEANEDVGCGEDVHLNPDSSQDTDTPVIGEQRPKGKTSKPEQHGTNDGNVGSGKIQAKKPAVKTKKLAKLPSSGMNTEQEEPVTKTKKKPIKTKASVKADVPEFTDLNSAKPKKQDKDKGAVKNKRAKAQKQVDEVQISPEPSQKSPEPPEIQRPSTVNKEPASKQGAPKKSGKAKKADKQTKEILVTKELPGPELDVSADASSTSKRKRKPPGEWWLTQQEENNMQEQQHEAVQSSQELKSKRKTQRRAPVLTDSTEQELVTENEEIQNEPVTAHKVAKKQKKSQADKNPAFSKNNPKSTGGRRKQKAGAQVQRETTPAPMAEEKARSDDSSEQLSPVASSPLPKQHRLTPGDKRVFDKTYTRDGQSRSAPSLDAAESVPVKRQRKPPKNWWEVPQSQDEAESLETQQHNSPETSRPQMGPPKSTVHKITSLQKTLGRGQRKNKMNMINTPKSVKRSLATFDAIYDSGKQGISEESGLGVRQKGRRNLLHSLDDQSEQSSENTNNYQQQASSHATFDMAMSGIVPEFSAARRKRNPRASSGSNRASDYDIGFKSGPSSLIELEQYEEHEDSDLPSSRIIPQARFTARVLSDCDLCGPPLKPIVLDNEDWDNLCIWFSHIWPVTSKDGKGISPDDFHWYCNAGRAMGHMVDLQNNTFSSGKILLGSYMKKPAQMDLHAVTVFNVASSCVRVEIDGVKEIYNSGQTFMAPCGQSYSIHNMCQEPAVLWYHRMLPNHTPN